One Loxodonta africana isolate mLoxAfr1 chromosome 4, mLoxAfr1.hap2, whole genome shotgun sequence genomic region harbors:
- the LOC100658359 gene encoding olfactory receptor 6C2-like → MRNHTVVTTFILLGLSDDPQLQVLVFIFLFPTYILSVNRNLTIIILTLMDSHLKTPMYFFLRNFSFLEISFTTVCIPRFLYSISTRDNTITYDACVSQIFFIGLFGATEFFLLAAMSYDRYVAICKPLHYMTIMNSRVCTILVLCCWISGLMIIITQLGMGLQLEFCDSNAIDHFGCDAAPLFKISCSDTWFIEQVVIICAVLTFIITLIGVVLSYMYIIKTILRFPSTQQRKKAFSTCFSHMIVVSITYGSCIFIYIKPSAKEDVDINKGVSMLTTSVAPLLNPFIYTLRNKQVKQSFNDMI, encoded by the coding sequence ATGAGAAATCATACAGTAGTAACAACTTTCATCTTGCTGGGACTTAGTGATGACCCACAGCTGCAAGTTCtggttttcatctttttatttccGACCTATATTCTGAGTGTAAACAGAAACCTGACCATTATCATTCTTACTCTCATGGATTCCCACCTTAAAAcacctatgtattttttccttcgAAACTTCTCCTTTTTAGAAATCTCATTCACAACAGTCTGTATTCCCAGATTCCTGTACAGTATATCAACTAGGGATAATACAATTACTTATGATGCTTGTGTAagtcaaatattttttattggaCTCTTTGGGGCCACAGAGTTTTTTCTCCTGgctgccatgtcctatgaccgctatgtggccatctgcaagcccctccATTATATGACCATCATGAACAGCAGAGTCTGTACCATCCTCGTCCTCTGCTGCTGGATCTCTGGGTTGATGATCATCATCACACAGCTTGGTATGGGCCTGCAGCTGGAATTCTGTGACTCCAATGCCATTGATCATTTTGGCTGTGATGCAGCTCCTCTTTTTAAGATTTCATGCTCAGACACATGGTTCATAGAACAGGTAGTTATAATTTGTGCAGTGTTGACATTCATTATCACACTCATAGGCGTGGTTCTTTCTTACATGTATATCATCAAGACAATACTAAGATTCCCGTCTACTCAGCAAAGGAAAAAAGCTTTTTCAACGTGTTTTTCTCACATGATTGTTGTTTCCATCACctatggtagctgtatcttcatcTATATcaaaccttcagccaaagaggaTGTGGACATTAATAAAGGGGTATCCATGCTCACTACATCTGTTGCTCCTTTGTTAAACCCCTTCATTTATACCTTGAGAAATAAGCAGGTAAAACAATCTTTCAAtgatatgatttaa